A single genomic interval of Pseudorca crassidens isolate mPseCra1 chromosome 19, mPseCra1.hap1, whole genome shotgun sequence harbors:
- the ZNF594 gene encoding LOW QUALITY PROTEIN: zinc finger protein 594 (The sequence of the model RefSeq protein was modified relative to this genomic sequence to represent the inferred CDS: deleted 2 bases in 1 codon), whose product MKDWKTKMEISEEKDSARAVSERLQKQISQEWGLVETGDPEDRLLRYWVSPLEDAVGYPPSQERGIREVNLIPKKAIAGERVHGCKEREKILSAGEKPHRYEVCGQSFKQKSEVTQHQKTGNIKKTYECKECGKTFNRSSNLIVHQRIHTGKKPYVCSECGKDFNQSSNLIIHQRIHTGKKPYICHECGKDFNQSSNLARHKRIHNDENPYECKDCGKAFKGSSNLVLHQRIHSGGKPYVCNECGKAFNQSSDLIIHHRIHTGEKPYECYECGQTFSQSSHLVTHQRIHTGEKPFKCNTCEKAFRQRSRLTEHQRLHSGERPHECHKCGKSFSGRTAFLKHQRLHTVKELECEKACTSDLALIQQQRIHRGEKPYECTECGKTFRGSSDLIRHWITHTGEKPYECNECGKAFSQRSHLVTHQKIHTGEKPYQCNECGKAFRQRSLLVQHHRIHSGEKPYECKECGKAFIWRTAFLKHQRLHTGEKLVEGEKTFSKEELLREEWRIRQEVKAYQCNQCGRTFRGSSDLIQHQVTHSGEKPYECKECGKTFNQSSDLMRHHRIHSGEKPYMCNKCGKSFRGSSDLIKHHRVHTGKKPYECPECGKAFSQNSHLVSHQRIHTGEKTFECSNCGKAFSGRTAFLKHQKLHTGKELGEHKSPQTGLILIGNRDLMNVGKA is encoded by the exons ATGAAAGACTGGAAGACAAAGATGgaaatttctgaagaaaaagaTTCAGCAAGGGCTGTATCAGAAAGACTCCAAAAACAGATCTCCCAGGAATGGGGGTTAGTTGAAACTGGTGATCCTGAGGACAGATTATTGAGGTATTGGGTAAGCCCCTTAGAGGATGCAGTGGGATATCCCCCTTCCCAAGAGAGAGGTATCAGGGAAGTGAATCTGATCCCCAAGAAAGCCATTGCAGGAGAGAGAGTCCATGGAtgtaaggaaagagaaaaaatactttcTGCAGGAGAAAAACCCCACAGATATGAAGTCTGTGGCCAGAGCTTCAAACAGAAGTCAGAAGtaactcaacatcagaaaactGGTAATATAAAGAAAacctatgaatgtaaggaatgtggaaaaACTTTCAATCGGAGCTCAAACCTGATtgtacatcagagaattcatacaggGAAGAAACCATATGTATGTAGTGAATGTGGAAAAGACTTTAATCAAAGTTCAAATCTTATtatacatcagagaattcatacaggAAAGAAACCTTATATATGTCATGAATGTGGAAAAGACTTCAATCAGAGCTCTAACCTGGCCCGACATAAGAGAATACATAACGACGAGAATCCCTATGAATGTAAAGACTGTGGAAAGGCCTTCAAGGGAAGCTCGAACCTTGTCCTGCACCAGAGAATTCACAGTGGAGGGAAGCCATATGTATGTAATGAGTGCGGGAAGGCCTTCAATCAAAGTTCAGATCTTATTATCCATCAcagaattcacactggagagaaaccctatgaatgttaTGAATGTGGACAAACCTTCAGTCAGAGTTCACACCTTGTCacacatcagagaattcatactggagagaaacccttcaAGTGCAACACCTGTGAAAAGGCCTTCAGGCAGCGTTCACGCCTCACAGAACACCAGAGACTCCACAGTGGGGAGAGACCCCACGAATGTCACAAATGTGGGAAATCCTTCAGTGGGCGCACAGCCTTTCTTAAACATCAGAGACTACATACTGTAAAGGAACTTGAATGTGAAAAAGCCTGCACTTCTGACTTAGCTCTTATCCAACAACAGAGAATTCACAGGGGAGAAAAACCTTATGAATGTACTGAGTGTGGAAAAACTTTCCGGGGAAGTTCAGATCTAATTCGGCATTGGAtaactcacactggagagaaaccctatgaatgtaatgaatgtgggaaagcctttagccAGAGGTCACACCTTGTTACACATCAGAaaattcacactggagagaaaccctatcagtgcaatgaatgtgggaaagccttccgGCAGCGTTCACTCCTTGTCCAGCATCATAGAATCCACAGtggtgagaaaccctatgaatgtaaggaatgcgGAAAAGCCTTCATCTGGCGCACGGCTTTTCTCAAACATCAAAGacttcatactggagagaaacttGTGGAAGGTGAGAAAACATTTAGCAAGGAAGAGTTGCTTAGAGAAGAGTGGAGAATTCGCCAAGAAGTGAAAGCTTATCAGTGCAATCAGTGTGGTAGAACTTTCCGAGGCAGCTCAGACCTCATCCAACATCAGGTAACTCAttcaggagagaaaccctatgaatgtaaagaatgtgggaaaACTTTCAATCAGAGCTCAGACCTTATGAGACATCACAGAATTCATAGTGGAGAAAAACCTTATATGTGCAATAAATGTGGGAAATCTTTCAGGGGCAGCTCAGATCTCATTAAACACCACCGTGTTCATACTGGAAAGAAACCCTATGAATGCCctgaatgtgggaaggccttcagtCAGAACTCACACCTTGTTAGTCaccagagaattcacactggagagaaaaccTTTGAATGTAGCAACTGTGGGAAGGCCTTCAGTGGGCGCACAGCTTTTCTTAAACATCAGAAACTTCATACTGGAAAGGAGCTTGGGGAACACAAG AGTCCACAAACAGGACTTATTCTAATAGGTAACAGAGACCTAATGAACGTAGGAAAAGCCTGA